GTGGTGGACACGCGGTCTGCAATTCACCTGAGCGCCCCGCCAGCTGAGGTCCCCCCCGGTGGCGTGGTGGACACGTACGTGATTGTCCCCCACGTTGGCGTGGTGGACACGTGGTCTGCAAGTCACCTGAGCGCCCTGCCAGCTGAGGTCCCCTCCGGTGGCGTGGTGGACACGCGGTTGTCCCCTCCGGTGGCGTGGTGGACACGTGGTTGTCCCCTACAGGTTGCCCCCGCTGCAGCGTTTCGCCCCGCAGCGAATACGTCTGTCGAAGCCGTCGGGTCTCGGATCTCGCGGCGGTTCTGTTTTGCGTGAACGACCCGCGAACACTGGCCGAATCGCGCGCGGGGAGACCGCCCAGGTCGACGTCAGACCGTTAGTGCAGAAGCGGGTGCAGCGCTTCTGTGACCGAGGCGGGGCGGCGTGAGCGGTCGACGGCGAGCATCTGCTCGAGGCAGGTGCCGAGCGCCCCTGAAACGTCGGGGCGCAGCGATCGCACGGTGGAGAGACGGGCCATCGACGAGAGCCGTTCCATCCCCGACGGGGGGATCGCGCCGGTCAGCGCGTGATAGAAGGTGGCGCCCAGCGAGTAGATGTCGGAACGTACGTCGCAGTGCCCCACATACATCTCGGGCGCGCCGAAGCCGTGGGTGACGCGGTGACGCGCGGCGGCGACCGTTCCGCCTCCCGTGGCGGCGTCGAGGACCTTCGAGATGCCCAGGTCGATGAGGCCGAGGTGGCCAGTGGCTTTCACGATGAGGTTCGAGGGCTGCAGGTCGCGCACGATGATGGGGGGCTGAAGACCGTGCAGCAGCGTGAGCACGTCGCCGGTCTCGAAGAGCCATTGCCGCACGCGGTCTTCAGGCTGTGGGCCTTGTTCCTTCACCCATTGCGAGAGGGTCGGGCCGTCGAACA
This window of the Pseudomonadota bacterium genome carries:
- a CDS encoding serine/threonine protein kinase → MCRGTGSSTRSSSRWKSGSQPTSATCAPPLPPSATCSAPGPLLSRSPPTTCSPLSDSADVTRAPQAGDVLCERYTLEAPLGSGGSCTVWRALDQRGPRAVAIKLLKPVRSASALSKEHSLLALESALLRKANHPALPALIDTIGLEPTPGQDTSALCGLVIELFDGPTLSQWVKEQGPQPEDRVRQWLFETGDVLTLLHGLQPPIIVRDLQPSNLIVKATGHLGLIDLGISKVLDAATGGGTVAAARHRVTHGFGAPEMYVGHCDVRSDIYSLGATFYHALTGAIPPSGMERLSSMARLSTVRSLRPDVSGALGTCLEQMLAVDRSRRPASVTEALHPLLH